TTTGGgtaatttttaaaagttttgaaaaggccAAAATATAGACATTTTtacgcggattgcccttctttggggtggtctttaaattttgccccacatatttgtggtctttaaaattttgcccttcggttGAAAAGGTAGgcgaatacctgaggttctgagttcaaactcccgctcaggcataaaataaaaaattaacttcGCAAGGCAGGGTTGGGGGTCGTGTATGCGGATCCGGCATACAcaccttaaggaaaaactaaagttatgccggatcaggcataactaaaagtctgtcctataagacagaacttttccttaaggcatagtttagttatgccttatgggacagactttagttaaggcataaccaaaagtctgtcccataagacagaacttttccttaaggcatagtttagttatgccttatggggcagactttagttaaggcataaccaaaagtatgccccataagacagaacttttccttaaggcatagactttgccttataaggcaaacttttagtcatgccttaaggaaaagttccgccttatgggcagtggcagagccaggatttccgccgagggggttcaaaatataaaaaagtaaacatacgaagaagcctaagggggttcaacatctaatatatatacataaaaaataattttaaccttataaaaacagtatttttttccgccgagggggttcggatgaacaccctcggcatagtgtggctctGCCACTGCTGATGGGGCAtatttttagttatgtcttatgagacacacttttaattaaggcataactaaaagtatgtcccataagaccgaacttttccttaaggcataactaaaaaaaTTTCGTGAAAagtaacaaaaaacaaaaaaaagatatatatatatatatatatatatatatatatatatatatatatatatatatatatatatatatatatatgccttaaggcaaagtctgccgaaGGAGGCAGTGaaaattcaaactctgccttgcgaatttttttaaaatttttaactgAGCGGGGATTCAAACCCTAAATCCATGGGTTTAGGCGAAGGTCAAAAATTAtagaccaccaatttaagggccaaaagttaaagaccaccccaaaagaagaatTGCCCAAACAtaaattttggtctaaaaatagatttgagccagaatttgaaatttaaagatttatttttaaaatctgtcaaaattttgaccaaataaaaatttgaaaacaattcAAAATATGCTCTTAAAATCTATGGATAAACAAGACCTTAATTTTGCTTGACATGTGGAACACATTCTAAAGCTTCAATTACACGTGTCTCTATAGCTATAACAGCCAAAAGGATTAAAATTCTGTACTGATATTATTTAGTTCCCCGCAATCCAATTGTTACATGTAGTAATAGTAACTATTAATAAAATGATCCAAAATCATGAAAGATCAGACTACAATTCCAGATAGACGACAAATGTTAGGTAATTTTTTAATTAGTTAAACTTTGATAACTTTTTTTATCATTTAAACTTTAATGGATAGAATTATCTAATACTTTTATGATTAAATGTAATAAGAACTCGATAAAATAGTTAAAGTGTGCATAAATTAGTCCAAATGCTACActtatattttctttttttataaaTTATAACATCAACGTGTTTTTCTTGTTAAAAGAATATTATTACCGTGGGCAAAGCCTGTAAGGGCCCAGCGGTTCATTCGAATTTCCTTCGGgaaaaaattatattgtatatataaagttaaaattattttttatgtatatataatatatattaaacTCTCTTGATTTTTTCAtgtatttacttctttatattctTGAATTTCTTAGTAAAAATTCTAGCGTCGCCGCTGTGTACAGGAGAGTAGAGAAAAGAAACTGTTAAAATCGAATCCACGTCAATTTTGTGAAGTGTCCCACCGCTATGATTAGACAAGCCGTGGTGGCATAAATCAATATGTTATTTACTATGAAAgaattgttttccataaatatgAGGACAAACTCCTAAGCAAGTGGAGACCACCACCATTAAATTAGTGGAAACTCCAAAAGATCTCTAATCACTATCTTCGATTGCTATCACTATGGGTTTTGGTGGAAGATTAAAAACGTGTACATCGACACCGTGCACAAAACTTAAATTTTTTGGTGGAATGGTTGAAATCCTTCCACCCTTAATTAGAAATTTTAGGTTTGAATtctgaaaatgaaaaaaatcctAATGGAAGAAGTGTTGCCCTCAAAATCATCTCTGCAACATTCGATTCAAATTTAACCAAACTCAAATGCAGATATACATaggaataaaaaaaattactaaagCACAACCAATACCCCACTCCCTTTTCGTTTATAAGTACTCGCAAACAAACAAAGCAAATATCCAACCggagttattgttattgttattttgCTTAAAGAGAAACCATGATTTAAAATACTCCATTGAATAAGAAGAAAACTAAAATAAGACAATCCTAGTAAAAGGTACAGACATATCATATCTGCATGACTTCATACACATATCCCAACTCTTTCTGTTCCAGCTTCTTCTGGAGAAAAACCCACATAGTagagtgataaatatagcccctAACTAGTTGAAGAAGTATAGATAACGAAATGACGGTTTACCGATAGACTACACCTAATGCACGAGGATAATGTAAAAGATCTTTGACGTGATTAGTCCATTTCTCTCATATCATCAATTATCAATCAATTATGATTACAATAAATTTTGTCGATTATTACTGAATTATATGAAACAATGCATAAAAAATAATCTCTTTTTTCCAGTTCATCTTTCCACCTCTTTCTCATAACAATACTAATAAAAATCGATTGGTACTCCCTTCGTTTTCATAATAAGTGATGTtttagattttttattttatttcaaaataagtaataATTTAGGATGtcaagaagaaattaattttaTTCTTTCAAAATTAACCTTATTAACTTAATCAATAATCCTTAATTAAGTAACTTTTCTAGAAAAGAGATAAAATTaattgagtagtaagttaataaAAACACTCCTCATTTTCTATGAGTAAGCAATTCCTTTAGGGGTGCTAAAAACACAACTtattatgaaataaaaaaatatagagaGTATTTGTTTGCGGCAATACAATCTGAGCAATCAATTCACAAATAGTTACATACTATTTCAATCATTTACGGCTCTTATCCTTTAGAAAAATTAGGAAATGCGAAGTCAAGAGATATAATCCCAAATATAACAAAAAAATATGGCATATTAAAAGAGGATCTTAAACAAGGTCACATCCATTTACATAAAACAAAAAGTCAGAAACAAAGGGATATTCCAAAATCCCCCTTCACAACAAGAAGCCAACAACAATCAAAAAGTGACGTATCCCATCTCTTCTCTATATTCTCTCTTCACCTCAACACCTCTGATTCTTCAATTATATAAAGTTGATCCCAAATAAAGACTCCTAAATTAGATTATATTTGTCTATTAAAAGTTACTAAAATTCTCTGGGATCAACAAAAATAGAAAGACCAGGCTTTGATTTTGTCCAGTCACCTATAGACCCATCACTATAGTCTTCCCCTAACCGTTTTATGCACCATAAATCCTCGGCGCATGATAGTTTTTTCCAGTGTGGAATTCCTAACTTAAGCGGTTCGCAACTTGCTACTTCTGTTACCACCACTCCACAACGCGATTTTCTAGCTAAGTTATGTGCAAAATCACAAAGCGCCTTAGTTAACTTCACGGACAATGGGCCTTCACCACCAAGCCCATACATAAAATGAAGCCCAAATGGCCTGAAAACTTCGGGCACAGATGGAACTTTTAGCCAAGGAAAAGCCCGGTCCATTAAACGACTTGTTTTAGCTAGACCTTTTGTCACGCGTGACGCGCCACGAACTTCAAGATTGAACACGTCTTTACAGTTCCATACACTTAGTACAGCCCATGACTCGGGTTGAGCCGCTAAAAACTCGTTCACACCGGGCCAACCCGAAAAAACACCCTTTGGTACTGCTAGAAAAGTGCCCAAATTTAGTTTATTCTTGAGAATTGAGTCAATGTCTTTAGGGAAAAATTCTGAGGTGGAGAATTTGTGGCGATATAGTGTTTCAGCTTCATTTGGGTTGAGTTCGAATATGGTGACCCGTTTTGAGATTTTGACCCGGTGAGCAAAAACGGGTTGGACTAGAATGGATGGGGTACGAAACTTGTTGTAACCACATTTGTGTGTGAAGAGATTTACAGAAGCTTGGTTGTCATTTTCAGTAGCTATGTATGAATATTCAGCACCATTTTCTTTAAACCATTCCTCCATTTTGTGCACCAATTTCAACCCAATTCCCTTTCTCCTGAAAAAAGAATTAACAGAAATGTCATTTGTTATTGTGGGGTGAGTTAATTTTTTATGGACGCACGAGGCATGACCCCAAAAAAATTATACAATCAGAATTATAAGTAAATCttcataataaataaaaaataagtatgCATATGCACGTCAAGTGCATCATGCACCGATCTCGGTTGAATCCAATAGCTGTTAcctaaattttataattattttctaaaattcattaaatatatacaaattacTAATGAGATTTTTAcattgtataaaatatgtatattttctttATATTACAATTAATATACAAAAAATGTGAGTACATACTTAatatatttatttgtatattgatTAGCAGTTGTATTTATTTTTAACGGAGTGACCAAATATGCCAAAAGCTCGTTACTAATTTAAAATCTAATTACTCATCTGAACTGTGCACCAATTCTCCTGTGCCTGAGAGCACCATGTTAAATTAAACTAATTATGTGAAACAACTTTATATTATTAATACTTGTAATTTAAACCTTTTTTCAAAAACTTCTTATATTCTATAAACAACTTTATAGAATAATACAGTTAGAGAGTCAACtataatatatacacaaaaaagaGTACaaataatatgatgtcattcgAGTGTGTCTATCTTTGGAAAATAATACCTAAATAAAACAAAACGTTTCTAGTTATGATGAGAAATAGGAGTAgatattatatatttattttatttttaatagaaTATCATCATCAATGGATAGAAATGCAAAAGTAATTACCGGTGATAGGGAGAGACACGAAGGCCTAAAATATAAGCAAGTTTAGTGAAAACAGGTAGGTGTTGAGGATATTGATGATGTAATTTTGTGAAATCCTGATTGTTCTTCTCGTTCCTCGACATTCTCTTTCCACACGTAACGGTTTTGATGCAACCTCTTATCATCCCTACTATTCCCCTTTTTTCTTCTCCTCCTCCATTTCGCACCACTATCTCTGCCACCTGATCATCATTATTTTAATCATATAATCAACAATCAAACtatatatgacaacaaaatttactcccttcgtttcaatttaagtgtcttatttttctttttagatTATGTAAAAAAGAATGTTTTGTTAACAATTCAAACATCTCATATGACAAATTTAAAATCACAAGCTaaaatctctttttattttttaaattttgtgttcagtaaaattaagacacttaaaatgAAATGGAGAGAGTATTACTTAGTGATGAATTGATATCATTAGTCCAATGAGTTAAGCTTTGAGTGTGTGGTAGTTTATATGAAGCAGAGCTTTTGAACAATGAGTTCAACTGAACGTCAAGAATCACTAAAATTCAACAAATATTAAAATTGAAGTTAAATTGTCaaatttaaattctgaatccgcGCTTCTGTTAATATGAGAAAGAAATACACGTACCAGCATGAGATAGGCAGGGGAATGGCGAACTCTGCAAATAGGGTCACCTAAAAGGTCAGTGAAAAGAGAGAGTTTACCACTTGGCCCAACTTCACATGTTCTTTCTACCTCTTCAACTTCTTTGCAATCTTTCTTGCGGTTGAATTCCCTCACCACTATCCTCACTTCATTTTCAACAGCTACCATCTTCTCTGTAATTTCTTTATGCTAAATTTGAATGAGGCAAGTATGTTTTTATGTATAAGAGTACTGACAAGAGGGATTAAGATGACTAATAAACCAACTTTAATTTTGAAGGATTATTGAAACTGAGGAGTTGAAGGAAAGGGAGAAAAAGTGTAGCATCAAGCAGGCACAAGAAAGGGGGCCGTTAAAAAACCTTTTTGTGTTTTTTCTAGGTGTCTGGCTATATGAGTGAAGGTGAGAAGTTGGTTATGATTTGCAAAATTTGAACTTTCAGAAGGGATAATGCCTTACTTTCTTCCTCCTCTTGAGCTACTAATTGCTACCACTTCCTTTTATACTGATGATTTTGGCTGCTCTGTCTCTCTCTTTATTGGGTACAAATTAACTAGCACTCATTAATTTATACTCCCTCCGAATCTAAAAAAAATCtacttaacctttttttttttgataaaaaaaaaaattcacttagcaaatcaagaaagaattaactttgTTTTTTCATGTTAGCCCCTATTAAgtattatatgatcaaatctcaatgtccATTTAATTAGgtgtagtttagtcaaattacctatttttgtttaggaattagtattttcttaaaatgtgtgcaaatgactaagtggactctttttttgatccgaaGAGAGTAACAATTTAAATAAATGTATGCATCTTTCATATTAATGTTAAGATAttcaaaatataataaagtaaacatataaaaaaaaagtcaGATAAAACTCAATATATAGTACTTCTTCCGTCCATTTTACTTGTCTTGTATAAACTTGACACactcttaaaaaataataaatagaaTAATAATTTTACTATATGAtaactggacaagtaaaaaatAGAcccggggggtggggggggggggggtatatatatatataatttttcaaTATAGGGGTTTGTGCGTGCCCCTACCTTTCCCCCTGTTAACACACATTTATAATTAGatgatatatatttttatttttatttgtatttGTTAGGATTAAATATTTCGTTTATAAAAATATGCAACTAATAATTACCCTCTTCGCGTTCCCCACGGTTACAACCACCTCTCTGCCTATTACCAATAATAGCTCCGTATGTGACAAATCCAACGGGATGACGGGTGAAGCCTTTTAGGTGTAATATGTCTACGTTTCTTACTTGGTCATATACTACTCCACTACTTAGTTAAAAAATCTGTTATTATATTAAGTATTTAACCTAACTCGCGAGCAACTTATAATCAATTTCAAACAGAGATAAGAGGAGATTACGGTAAATTAATGACTAATATGAGAATTGTTTTCGTTGAATACATAATATAGATCGATTATTCATATAGTCGATTTTGATTaatttatagtaaaaatataagtTATCTAAAATTTACTTTTATTGTTACAAAATGATAGTTGTTGGTGAGATTGCATAGTGAGCACCCCTGATTGAAAATTTTAAATTCTTGCATAGTAAGCTTTTGGCAAGTCCCTTTCGATTCCTTTGTGCAACTCTTCAACTTTCTCATTGGAAGTGGTCACTAATGATAATGAAGGAATTGATTAATGCTATTAACTTCACAGAGTttttaatttgattaatgatCACAAGAGGTAATGGCGGCAGTGGCTGCGGAGTTTTGTTCCAGTAACCTGTATTTCTCTCTAACTTTAATTGCCATAATGACCCCATTTGTAATCATTGGCCTTCTTAAATGCCCTAATTTTCCTTTCTATAATAATCCTAATTTCACACTAAGCCACTTGGCGAAAAAAAGTACCGTTCAATACAATAATTTATTCTCACGTACAacacaatattttaaaatttttacaTCTatctaattaataataataaaatagttTCTTGTGGTAATATCCATATACTCTATATACACACCTATAAAAGTAAAATGTATTTATCTGGTAAAAAACAATATAAATATATCAaatttgtataaaagtgtataaaatTGGTAGCTTTGGTGATGAATTTCTTCTACGATTTTAAGTTGCAATTCTTGTTTCAAATCAGCCTAAATATCCACTAAATAACTTCAAATTCTATAGACGATCTCCTTAAAATATCTCCAACAAGTCTAAACAAAACTCACTCTAAATTTCTCACAAAAATCAAATTTGAAATTCAAGCTCGCTTCTTCAAGTTCACTCAATAATGACGAGTTATCTTTTTAATATGATTTTCACCTCCCTTTTACAAAAAACCAATATATAGATTACGATTTATTGTTTCTCTCTTGTTCTTTGTGTTAGAAGAATAAAACAGAGAGATAAGGAATTGAGAAATAATTGCCATGCCTCGAAGAAGAGTAGTAAAGTTGTTATCATGTGACTATGAGGTTAGAGGTTGGAATCGTGGAAATAACTTCTTGCAGAATAGATCCTTGTAGTCCGACCTTTTTCCGGAACCTCCGCATAGCTATAGCTTAGTACACCAGGCTTTGAAGAAGAGTGAAGGAAGAAGAATAGAGGAATTATAGAGATTGTAATGTTTactgtattaaaataaaatactatatTTGTAACATATTTTCTATCTCTATTATTGTCTCGATGTTTATTTTACTGTCTACAAATTTAAATTTGTTGCAATCAATCTATGAAAAATAAACTGcacctacaaaaaaaaaaaaaaatacagaaaaaaaggaaaatattttattgataactAGTGTAAGTATATAATTCTATTTATATAACATAATTTGAAGGGACATTTTTCGGAATCCAAAAGGAAGTGTATTAATCTAATGCAAATGAAATTACTACTATAATTTGTCTATCCATCGTTATCCAACCCAAAATCACAACTATATATTCACGCATAACAAACCTTCCGAAACTATACCTATGTTGAGAAAATTGAAAAGAACTCAAAGaagattaaattaaaaaaattgacaGAAAATTTTACTGGGAAGACCCAACTGAGAAGATGAAGAGAACTCAAAGATTTGTAATTGAAAGTGCAAACAAAATAGGACTGAAAGAGGGAGGGTTTCTTGTTGCGTCTTTCCAAAGAACAAGAGGGTAGAGAAATGGCTTCTAGAATTATGTTTAGTGTGAAATGTCAATTCTACCCATGGTCGTCCTAACTttcactcttctatatagtagaaatttATTTAAAGAGAAACAAATGTTGCaatttaattatatattataCTAGTTGCAGGAGGTTCCTGCTAAGCCCGGgctcaaactcaagatataaaaataGTACATAAAGTTTATCAAATAAGTATAAATTAGGTCACATTTGTCTAttatataattaatttaatgtaaaATTATAAGTTAAATATATCTTATTGATAAGTtttcataattattaaagtttctttGTCATATAACTGAataatttttaaagaaaaaattatttatgaggaagcAAATTTGGTAGAAAACTTAGCAATTATCATAAGGACGCAAGTGATTCGATATTCTATAAACATGATAATTACAACCGGGCAAAGATCATTTCGTATTTTTATGATTTTTTAGAAAGCAATTTTTATTTATAGATAGAAACATACATCTTTTAATAGTTATTAAATTTTCACTCATTCATTTTATGTTTCGAGACTTTATGCTAGTTAAATGTGAATTTTAACCTTACTTTTAGACGAAATTCAAGAAATAACCTAAATTCATTAAAATGAgcctcaagaatcaatttagttcTTCATATTTACTTTATGCTTGAAAGGATTAGTTTTTAGTTAATCAAACAAGAGATTATGAATTTGAATGGTAATGCTACCTTCATCTTCAACACTATACAACTCTATGCAATCTCACTAACGAAGCAAAATTTTAGAGGAACATATGACGTGAGATATGTTTAAATATAAAGTAAGACCTAATAAATGCTTCAGTTGAAAAAAGAAAATTTGACTCTAAAGTTATCTAAATTTACCGGACTAAGGACAAATAATTAAAAAGGTATTTCCCTCGATTCATATTAAATGATGGTTTTAGTTTGGACACACCCTCTAAGAAATCACTCACCTATAAAAAGTAAGAAGTCTTTTTACTAAATTAATCCTTAATTAATTACTAtcaatttaatattattttttacttttgtAATAATTCACTTATCGAAATaaagaatttgaaaaaaaaaaataatacatgCTTGATTAtacaaataattatttattttaaactaaatataaaaattaaaacaccatatatacTGCGAATCAAAGAGAGAAACTAATAAGCAGCGCGAAGAGATTCTGCAAAAGTTACGACACCAGTATAAAAGCCCATGCGAAAGGGTCTTCATTGATAACTGAAGACAAAAATAAGCAAATGTGTAAGTACAATTGAAAGTAACCACGTGTAAGAATTTTATAAGATGAAGTGAGGACGTGGGGACGACAAAACCCTCACTATCCTCACTTATATTAATTAGTAAAGTAATATTACAACGCACAAAACGATCTGGACAATGATTACATTTTAAATGGAAATGGCATGATCATGACAAAAAACTAAATTTACAATAAATATAActtaggcttaatacctagatggacccttaaacttggcatgttttgtaagataggcatataaacttataaggtggccagatagacacttaaacttactcaaagtgtatttttcaagtttttcagttgttttgaaaacaaaaactatatttttcaaacactcacaattttcatggccaaacaagccctaaatatatcacaaaatattttttttaaaatgcaaaaataagggaaacgcatatacatgagactataaatgtgcacttaaaccaataaatactcgctaatcgcaattttgcagctttcaattaactcagattttttttttacacttgaataattaaaaaacaataactttaaccaataaaaatccttaaaaaaagaaatttcaaattaagaaatttctaagttcagtatttcaagtgtaaaagaaatttcaaattaagaaaactgtaaagccgagaagaaaatccttaaaaaaagaaatttcttaatttgaaatttctttttttaaggatttttattggttaaagttattgttttttaattattcaagtgtaaaaaaaaatccgagttaattgaaagctgcaaaattgcgattagcgagtatttattggtttaagtgcacatttatagtctcatgtatatgcgtttctcttatttttgcattttaaaaaaaaatattttgtgatatatttagggcttgtttggccatgaaaattgtgagtgtttgaaaaatatagtttttgttttcaaaacaactgaaaaacttgaaaaatacactttgagtaagtttaagtgtctatctggtcaccttataagtttatatgcctatcttacaaaacatgtcaagtttaagggtccatctgagTATTAAGCCTATAACTTATAGTTAAACTTAAAACTTCCAAACGTTTTCGACGCAATTGCTTCCAGTTAACTGGGTTTATTTTACTACTGGTCTCGATATTTTCAATTAGAC
Above is a genomic segment from Lycium barbarum isolate Lr01 chromosome 12, ASM1917538v2, whole genome shotgun sequence containing:
- the LOC132624794 gene encoding probable N-acetyltransferase HLS1 encodes the protein MVAVENEVRIVVREFNRKKDCKEVEEVERTCEVGPSGKLSLFTDLLGDPICRVRHSPAYLMLVAEIVVRNGGGEEKRGIVGMIRGCIKTVTCGKRMSRNEKNNQDFTKLHHQYPQHLPVFTKLAYILGLRVSPYHRRKGIGLKLVHKMEEWFKENGAEYSYIATENDNQASVNLFTHKCGYNKFRTPSILVQPVFAHRVKISKRVTIFELNPNEAETLYRHKFSTSEFFPKDIDSILKNKLNLGTFLAVPKGVFSGWPGVNEFLAAQPESWAVLSVWNCKDVFNLEVRGASRVTKGLAKTSRLMDRAFPWLKVPSVPEVFRPFGLHFMYGLGGEGPLSVKLTKALCDFAHNLARKSRCGVVVTEVASCEPLKLGIPHWKKLSCAEDLWCIKRLGEDYSDGSIGDWTKSKPGLSIFVDPREF